In a single window of the Terriglobus roseus genome:
- a CDS encoding DUF4136 domain-containing protein, which yields MRTILGTIAVAASLAVAPAFAQSVHTDFDHHADFSRYHTFCVDRVHAADPFYEGRLRDSLNVSLTHRGLQQAGQTLRTRNDQGAAPVEVQTGCDLAVRAIGSVREQQEYTTFYNGFGPGWGYGGWGGYGFGGGWGGPWGGWGGGPAVTRVDQIPVGTLVVDLYDTHTKRLVFRGIASSDVSSHASTNTRRLNISVDKMFKKFPPKAKDRN from the coding sequence ATGCGCACCATCCTTGGAACGATTGCTGTAGCTGCTTCGCTTGCCGTTGCACCAGCTTTCGCGCAAAGCGTCCACACCGACTTTGATCATCATGCGGACTTCAGCCGCTATCACACCTTCTGCGTCGACCGTGTCCATGCCGCCGACCCTTTCTATGAAGGCCGTCTGCGAGACTCACTCAACGTGTCGCTCACACATCGCGGCCTGCAGCAGGCCGGCCAGACTCTTCGCACACGCAATGACCAGGGCGCCGCGCCGGTTGAGGTACAGACTGGTTGCGACCTGGCGGTACGCGCCATCGGCTCTGTGCGCGAGCAGCAGGAGTACACCACCTTCTACAACGGCTTCGGCCCCGGCTGGGGCTACGGCGGCTGGGGTGGTTATGGCTTTGGCGGCGGCTGGGGTGGCCCGTGGGGCGGATGGGGTGGCGGTCCTGCCGTGACCCGCGTCGATCAGATCCCGGTCGGCACGCTGGTTGTCGACCTGTATGACACGCACACCAAGCGGCTTGTCTTCCGCGGCATTGCAAGTTCGGATGTGAGTAGCCACGCCAGCACCAACACGCGACGGTTGAACATCTCTGTCGACAAGATGTTCAAGAAGTTTCCACCCAAGGCGAAAGACAGGAACTAA